A genomic segment from Necator americanus strain Aroian chromosome III, whole genome shotgun sequence encodes:
- a CDS encoding hypothetical protein (NECATOR_CHRIII.G9748.T2), whose protein sequence is MFGAIALSLLIGATIAADVSDWKTGEVTGEVVEGRKDFPCYSLSRDNYTCSACIQLHDSCAWCGAPLFDAKKQYARCDNRARLLEHGCPESHIEDPQTVLEVERDEPLSDKGQVENEDDAVQLKPQEMFVEIRPKSRVRFNVTYRQAVDYPVDLYYLMDLSYSMKDDKQKLSELGDLLAVRMRNITKNFRLGFGSFIDKKLMPFIDPRIEKQKSPCAEPCAEPYGFKHQMTLTTNTEKFKAEVDKAEISGNLDAPEGGFDAVVQALACNSKIGWRERARKMIVFSTDAGFHFAGDGRLAGVVEPNDGECHLDRDGYYTETLKQDYPSIALLHQMIKDRKANIIFAVTKGNHDLYTQLSDSLPDVSSSVGILETDSRNIVDLIEGEYLKISEKIIMVDNANASDGLKITYRSMCLDGTTLRDTNVCEGIRVGDEVQFEVTLEATHCVEKRDFVLRIGPSGLDETLIVNVKVLCDCDCEQEDRIVENAEECHGGDMVCGVCRCKGGNVGRYCECNRPGMSTAALNEKCKRTNESAICEGRGVCNCGRCECNPRQNPEEQISGEFCECDNFNCPRHDRKICAEHGECNCGQCICAPGWTGRACECPISQDSCMSANGKICNGKGECICGRCRCFDGPDGNRYSGAKCEICPTCPTKCIEYKPCVMCQQWGTGPYDEERCAECPFKVIPVEELPELNETTACQFVDPADDCTFYYLYYYDEATDNATVWVREHKDCPPPVPVLAIVLGVIAGIVILGLILLLVWKLLTVLHDRAEYAKFNNERLMAKWDTNENPIYKQATTTFRNPVYAGNKNKGL, encoded by the exons ATGTTTGGAGCCATCGCTTTGTCGTTGCTGATAGGCGCAACTATTGCTGCTGATGTGAGCGACTGGAAAACAGGCGAAG TCACCGGCGAGGTCGTCGAGGGAAGAAAGGACTTCCCATGTTACTCACTTTCTCGGGATAACTATACTTGTAGTGCATGTATTCAACTACACGATTCATGTGCATGGTGTGGTGCTCCT CTTTTTGATGCAAAGAAGCAGTATGCAAGATGCGACAATCGAGCCAGACTTCTTGAACATGGTTGCCCAGAGTCGCATATTGAAGACCCCCAAACAGTTCTTGAAGTGGAAAGG GACGAACCGTTGTCCGACAAGGGGCAAGTCGAGAACGAAGATGATGCAGTTCAACTGAAACCACAGGAGATGTTTGTCGAGATCAGACCGA AATCACGCGTCCGTTTCAATGTAACTTACCGCCAAGCCGTGGACTATCCTGTTGATCTTTATTATCTTATGGATTTGTCTTATTCAATGAAGGACGACAAGCAGAAGCTTTCTGAGCTGGGAGATTTGCTTG CTGTTCGCATGCGCAACATCACTAAGAATTTCCGGCTCGGTTTTGGCTCCTTCATCGACAAAAAATTGATGCCTTTCATTGATCCAAGAATCGAAAA GCAAAAGTCTCCGTGTGCTGAACCCTGTGCTGAGCCATATGGATTTAAACATCAGATGACTCTTACCACTAACACCGAGAAGTTCAAG GCTGAAGTAGACAAAGCAGAGATTTCTGGTAATCTGGATGCACCTGAAGGTGGTTTCGATGCGGTTGTACAGGCTCTGGCGTGTAAC AGTAAAATTGGCTGGAGAGAGCGTGCTCGTAAAATGATTGTCTTTTCTACTGATGCTGGGTTCCATTTTGCTGGAGACGGAAGG TTAGCGGGCGTCGTGGAACCGAATGATGGAGAATGCCACCTTGACCGTGATGGGTATTACACAGAAACTCTTAAGCAG GACTATCCATCGATTGCTCTCCTCCATCAAATGATCAAGGATAGGAAagcaaatataatttttgctGTTACAAAGGGAAATCATGATTTGTATACACAG CTCTCCGATTCCCTCCCTGATGTGTCGTCATCTGTCGGTATTCTTGAAACTGATTCACGAAACATTGTCGACTTGATTGAAGGAGAATACCTGAAAATCAGTGAGAAAATCATCATGGTAGACAATGCCAATGCCAGCGATGGTCTGAAGATTACATATCGTAGTATGTGTCTTGA tgGAACTACGCTCCGTGACACGAACGTCTGTGAAGGTATCCGTGTAGGGGATGAAGTACAATTTGAAGTGACTCTCGAAGCAACTCATTGCGTTGAGAAGAGAGATTTCGTGTTACGCATCGGGCCTTCTGGATTAGACGAAACACTTATTGTCAACGTGAAGGTCCTCTGTGACTGCGACTGTGAACAGGAG GATCGCATAGTTGAAAATGCTGAAGAATGTCACGGTGGCGATATGGTATGCGGCGTTTGTCGTTGCAAAGGTGGTAACGTAGGTCGCTACTGTGAATGCAATCGTCCAGGAATGAGCACGGCTGCGCTGAATGAGAAGTGCAAACG CACCAATGAGTCAGCAATCTGCGAAGGACGTGGAGTATGTAACTGCGGCCGTTGCGAATGTAATCCTCGCCAG AACCCCGAGGAAcaaatttctggagaattcTGCGAGTGCGATAATTTCAACTGTCCTCGTCATGATCGCAAAATTTGTGCCGAACATGGAGAATGTAATTGTGGACAATGCATCTGTGCGCCAGGGTGGACAG GCAGAGCATGTGAATGTCCAATTAGCCAGGACTCCTGTATGTCGGCGAATGGTAAGATATGTAACGGCAAAGGAGAGTGCATTTGTGGACGTTGCCGTTGCTTCGATGGTCCTGACGGGAACCGTTACTCGGGTGCCAAATGCGAGATCTGCCCA ACTTGTCCCACGAAATGTATCGAGTACAAGCCATGCGTTATGTGTCAACAATGGGGAACTGGTCCGTACGATGAAGAGCGCTGCGCGGAGTGTCCCTTTAAAGTTATTCCTGTCGAAGAGCTACCTG AGTTGAACGAAACGACTGCCTGTCAGTTTGTTGATCCAGCTGATGACTGCACATTCTACTACTTATACTATTATGACGAAGCTACGGACAATGCTACTGTTTGGGTTCGCGAACATAAAG attGCCCGCCTCCTGTGCCAGTTTTAGCGATAGTGCTAGGTGTGATAGCAGGAATTGTGATCCTCGGACTAATTCTCCTTCTCGTGTGGAAACTGCTCACTGTTCTGCACGACCGCGCAGAGTACGCGAAATTTAACAACGAGCGACTTATGGCCAAATGGGACACG aatGAGAATCCTATCTACAAACAAGCCACTACCACGTTCAGGAATCCCGTTTATGCTGGCAACAAAAATAAGGGATTATAG